The following nucleotide sequence is from Zea mays cultivar B73 chromosome 1, Zm-B73-REFERENCE-NAM-5.0, whole genome shotgun sequence.
TGATTTTTTTTCTCCAGCCGTCTTCATCCTCTCGCAGTCGCTAGCCTCCACACCGCGCTCCTCTGCTCGGCCAACGGCTGCCCAAGTCCGACCAGCCGAGTGCTTCATCTGCCAGCCAAGCCCCCTCCAGCCACCTCCCTCGGCTTCTTCCTTCTCTCCGCACGCGCGAAGCTTCTCTGCAGGTCGCGCCCACCACGCTCCAGCACCCCGCCGCCGGCTTTAGCTCCAGCTCCAGCTCGGTCCTTCCCATGGCGCGCCCCCTTGCTTCTCTCTCCCTCCATCTCTCCTCCAGCGCCGCGCCCAGCTCGCCCAACTCGGATTGCGCCCTGCTCGGCCTTGCCCTGTGCCATGGCGCTCGGTCGCCTAGTCTCCAGCTCGCCCGGACGCTTCACCGCCGGCGCTCCTCCCTGTTTCAGTTCGGCGCCCCTCTCTCTGGTTGCTCTCTGCGCCGGATCTTCTTCTCTGGTGGGCGCCGGCTCCCCAGCTTGCCCCTGCTCCAGCTCGCCTGGGCGCGGTCTTGTCTTGCTGCTCCAGCGCGCCAATCTCCCTGCTCGGACCTCTGCCTTTTCCAACCGTGCGCGCTGTCGGGTGGCCGTCAACCATGCCTTTCCTGCTCGCCAGCACTTATTTAGTCATCTCAGCTCGCCGGCGTCGTGTTCTAGTCAGCACCATGTTCTGCGCGACGCGCGCTCCAGTGTCGTTTGTCACGTTTTGCGCGTCCTCTTCTCCGCAGGTTCCCTAGAGCTCGCGCCGTGATCTCTCAGCTCGCCGGCTGTACTTGTCTTCCTCGCCAGCACGCCATCTCGACTCGCTCGGCCTCAATCTCCATCACGCCGCAGCAACTTCGCGTTTCTCTGGTGCCGCGCACGCTCCTAGTCCTTGCGAGTCCACCTTGGTCCGGCCAGCGACACCCATGTCGGCTCTCTAATGCTTGCGCACGTCTGTCCATGTCGCCAACAGCTCGGTCTCTACGTGTGTCTCCCTCAGTATCTCGACACCGGAACTCCATCCTGTCTGTATGTGTGTGGAAGAACGGGATCGATGGAGAAGAAAGCGAAGCCCGTTTGGTTCGTATGTTTGTTTGGTGCGAAATTGGAGCTGTGGATATTGGGGAAGAAATTCCGGGAAATTAGTGGACGATGATGGTGATGTTCGTGCGACACTCGTCGGATGCTCGACAAAAAGCTTGAACAAGTCGTCGATCGACATCCTCGTCTACGCCAAAAATTCGAGAAGATTAGGCGCAGAAGGAAATAAATCAGTACGCGGCCGAAGAATTCTCGATGTGGACAAAGAAACGCGATTCGACGCAGCACTCACCCTATTTTCGGTGAAATGCTAGAGCTGAAAGGTATCGTCGATTTCGTGGTTTCAAGTCGGTTTTAATGAGAGTAAGTTGATTAGTATTCCAGTCAACTAGGTATATAAATAGATTAAATAGAATTGTTGGTCGTGATAATTGTTATTGACTTAGCATACGTATATTGTGATGTTCGATTTAGTTAAGTCGGTAATTCAGGTTAATTAAGACGCACGATTTAAAGAGTTAATTAGATTATTTCTATAACTATTTTAAGCCGTTGGCATTTAATAATAGCGAGTCCAGGTTTTACTAGACCTCTGAAATATATTTTACTAAGGATGATAGTGTATGTTTATAATTTATTCTTGCTTGAAAATAAAATTAGATATGATTGAACTGGAGAAATGCGTGTGTTGTATTAGTATTGTGTTGTATTAGTATGTATAGTTTATTATTTTGTGATTATTGTGCGTAGTCGTATGtcgataactagtgtttccgtaTGAAATTGTACAACGCCTCACCTCTAGATGcttaattcgctatcgcgtagcactatttaggtttgtgatattcctgtctatatgcatCCATGTGCATAATACATTTCATTCAGGTAtgttaattaatcacgtgataCGGAGGACCAAaactgagtcgaccacaagatgtTGGAAAGCGTGAGCTTCTCCACAAGATAATGTTGATGGATTAACCTGAAGATGGATGGACGAAGCAAGTATCGGAATAAAggctgataggagttgtgtgcatttgccccgatgcatttgccacctccttgctgttttaaaatctttatcactttgtttgatgcattaggtgataggagttgtgtgctaaacaattgatgcatttctttccttgaaaaattgattacccttccttgataccctttttgaaaaggacttttatgatgcttagccttgctttagaaaaacaaaatgttttgttttaaaaacaaaaggtgatgcttcacagtggatgggaatgttttcaaaaataaaacttgatggtggatccatcacggccgtgatgggttcaacatcggaaaagatgtagctctgccaggtaccaaactttgggtttaaataaTAAAACTAAGAcctggcggttgacttgcacgagaaaggagtctcggtgtagtgtctccgtctaagtcaATTAAGGACCATACCGATGTgggcctgatgatcgaggaccttttaactggtcacatgcctcgtcatgggtaagctttgccttgggcagactaataccagaaaggccaacacgcaatgggagtggagagatggcgagagtagcgtgtaccctccgtggcaagagcctggacggtggtgtatctgtgctctcggttggcgtgaacccggtctggtcttaagaaacccggtggcgagttgacatatgcaagggttaagtgctacatatgtcatgtgatttgtgatggaacctcccaagtcattaggcccacctacagttgtccttgtccaacggacctaagacaaccctgtaggtgcccctgaatcacttgacaagttcggtatctgcttttcttacctttcccaagagcgtttcacccgtcacgcagacattacaagcatcggagttacgagaatgcggaagcaattacattaacttacctttatttaaaagtaagatagagttgaaTATTTATAGGCCAGAATATAACctatgagtgcagagtaatattattacacaccaagggaggcaaaaacccctcccgataagtatcaaacaaaagttcttatggaggatcctttcctcccgcagctttactccTCGTGTTCTTCTTTcagtaccaccttagaacagaaccaacaaaagttggttgcttcctcacctaaaaacaacggggaataaaaccctgagtatggaattactcagcaagtcttacccgactaaataaaagactctcaagggtatgctggcttaagggagtcaaggtaaggtttctcaatgatcaaagactctgttttgcagaaatgcttactaaacgtggaaccttaaaaatccagttttatttgtccagttaagtaaaattacctataactagagttctttctaccctagttcaatcacttgaccttcactagccaatttcttaacaatcccttcatctttactggagttctacgtataggacagtgaccaagtcttcataaccgcgaaggtacagcgatacgaatcgattatactcagcttaggatctccaatcacacgacatatgtagcacttaacccttgcatatgtcaacccgccaccggggttcttaagaccagatcaggttcacgccaatcgagagcacagatacaccaccgtccagcctcttgccacggagggtacacgctactctcgccatctctccactcccattgcgtggtatcttattctggccttagtctgcacgaggcaaagcttacccatgacgaggcatgtgaccagttaaagggtacttggtcatcaagcctacatcgacacggtccttaatcgactcagacggagacactacatcgagactcctttctcgtgcaagtcacccgcccggtcttagtttaatcatttcaaacccaaagtttggtacctggcagaggtacatcttttccgatgttgaacccatcatggccatgatggatccaccatcaagttttattttcgaaaacatcccacccacttttgccacatcatcttttgtaaaaataaaacattttgtttttctaaagcaaggctaagcatcaaaagtctttttgtaaaacagggattcaaggaaggtaatcaaatccaaggaaggtaatgcaggaattgttttagcaatcaactcctatcacctaatgcatcaagcaagtgaaaaagatttttaaaacaaagaaggtggcaaatgcatcggggcttgccttcgtttataggtgagtcaggctcagatccgcagatgtcaaagtaaaaacaatttcctgcctgatgttccagaggtggtggtggcgaagtctactattcttctacttcaacttcttcctcattttctaaatataaccatatatatatataagaatgaatgccatgtaatgcttatgagtgtgcaaagataataaaagtttatttttCCAAAGTCTTGAgttcaactttccttcacggtcctttgagaacctagggtttccagAGTTACTataggaattcaaagggcaggggtagggttttgggttctaagtataaaACAAGGTCAAAATCaaatcaaactctacccaaggcttctaaataatgttttgagcttatgtaaaaagtttggagatttttggaattattattgattttctaaaaatccaggaaTAATGTTTTAGGccattttaaatgctccaaaatttcccatttgacctaaaaatcataaaactatttttattaaatactatggaaaattaggaatctaggaaaattggtttcacatttTTTGGATTTTTCCACAATTTTCTACAATTGTTGGAGCCctttcagaaaaagaaaaggaagaagaaGGAACAGTCCTGGGCCCATttcagcccagacggcccaactgCACAGGGAACAGGAGCGCGCCCACGCGTGCCCGCGCACGTGACGACGAATTTGCGAATAAGCCCCTGCAGTTTTTAATAACCCGAAGGAGTCCAAAACACTATTTAAAACAGTCACTGACACTTTGCAGAAATACCCTCgcacttctatttcttctccacaaacatccCTGGCCACGACGCGCTCGCCGTTCATCCCTGACGCGGCCCGTACCGGCCATCGCCGGCGATGACTGCTACGGCTAACAAACGGAGAGGCATAACTGACCAAGGACGATCTAAGAACACCCATTTATTTGACCTAAACCCTACTGGGAACAGTCTGTCCACGATCATGGCGGAAACCGAGTTCGTGAACACGCGTTCCCGCCAAACCATGGCCGAATTGAGTAAACGGGCGCCACAGTGAGCTTCACAAGCGTGCAGAGTCATGAAAACAATACGTGAATTGGACAGTGTCTTACCAGAGCGGGCTGGCCACGGGcgggctgttcttggtggcgcggcagaccgatttgggggaaattggTGATTCACCGACAATGGTGGCTAatcgagggtgggagcgggtgcttcGGCTTCGCAATTTAGAGACGAAGAGCTGTGCTTGGTTGATTTGAACAGAGGGGGTTAGGATGCGGTGAATTTATAGGCGCAGTGAGCCACAGCCATGGCCATGGTGATAACCATCGCCGGCCTTAGCTGGCGATCAACAGCGGCGTCGAGCGCTATCCTTTCCTACGAGCTTGCCACGTTCCCGTCGCGACAGTAACGCGCTCAAATCAGTGAGGGCGTGGATGAACGAGGAGGAGCGGCGCCGATGACCGGATATGGCCGGAGTGATTAGTGGCCGCGTGGCGGCCGGAATCATCACGCTCCACCGCGGCGATCTTACCCGGATTAAAAAGATCTTTGCGAGGAGATGCACAACGCGCGCCCATCCCGACCTTGGCGCAAATCACGGCGCGGATTGGTCTTCGGCGGCGAGGGTCTGAAGCTTATCCTCCcgggcactgtaccatggcaatgTTCTTCAGTGCTCCTGACAGCCAAAGTTTAGGGTGGATTTTCTCTAAAGTTTTCATGGCAACTCACCCAAatttctgcagcaaagttgtagagttacaaaccagctacaTTTAGACTATCGAAACTAAACTTAGTTGAGCACTAGATCATACATAATTTCAATTCCAAAGCTCGACCAATAACATTGGTCGTCATTTTTCAGTCAGTAACCCGaatgacagcccaactttgggtTTAATTATCTCCCAATTCTTCATAACAACAATGCTTaaccccttaaacaaagttgttcaccTTTAATAGCTCTAcaatattgatgtggtgacctagggaaaaaaccttataatttaaaaattacaaagctccaaagttgagcccaaacagtgattttcagacttagtattAGAACCCAAATAGGGCCTTTTTGCCAataggtccaaaactcagggtttgaattgcaaatcttcataaatgtgaaccaaatgactttatatgcctTAACAtcatagtttttacactttagtccaaaagtgcactacttttgcacttaaccccctagggtttaggtttagggttttcgagggtccttattagggtttttggtatttcaaGGGTGTGAATGCTACTTAGATCCATCCTTAGTAATATTTTATGATCATTTTACTTAATctttagggttttctctatttgggtCTTGTTTTACCCTTCAGATCTCTgttcagggttaagtaccctacaccagggttctatttgcaaaatgtcataacaatacaacttgtttgaaatttttgcctagtgaatgcactctaagtgtgtcaaacacatgaaatgctgatgcttatgatgttatgctcaagttttagtgacagtaacaacaggggtgttacatccttccccccataaaagaatctcgtcccgagattaaaagtcctagggtaagtaatggaaaaggaaacacgtcatacttttatttccttatttctggtacaaagcaggggtggtttggggatttactcctttattacagcaactatacacactttacaaattacatgaggccaaAAAGCCTacgaaattcttgtctaaaaagtcttgagttccccatgtagcctcatcttcggaatgttggttccattgtatcttgtaaaacctgagagttttccttcgggtaattctgtccttttgatccaagactcgaatagggtgctcagaatatgtcaagtctggttctagggcAATATCCGTTacgtcaatggttcgatcgggaacccgaagacacttcttcaactgagacacgtggaacacattatgtacaacagacaaggtttcgggtagttgaagtcggtatgccactggtccacactggaccaatgtaccggggtgcaagcttccctttaactccgaaacgtgatacacccttcatcggtgaaactttcaggtagacataatccccTACTAGAAaatataagggttgtcgtcgcttgtctgcgtaacttttctgacgagcttcagctttcttcaaattatgaattattttctaaatcttttcttcggtctctttcaccatatcagccctgaagaagtacctttcaccaggttcagaccaatttagcggagtacgacatcgtcgtccatataaagcttcgaagggtgccatcttgatactttcttgatagctattattatatgagaactctgctaaaggtaaacattcatcccatttatgtggaaactccagaacacatgcctgcaacatatcttcaagtatctaatTGAACCTCTCAGTCTACccgcttgtttgaggatgataggccgaactgtggagcaatttggtacccagggatttatgaagttcttcccagaatttggatacgaattgaggtccacgatccgacactatagtcttcggaaccccatgcaaactgagaatgcgagcaatgtacagTTCCGCATAGGTGATGAtgggatattttactttgactggaaggaagtgggcgatctttgtaagtcaatcaatgataacccagatagaatcataccctttggtggtcctgggtaatcccacaataaagtccatgtgtgcaatttgcttcttctgatggcactgtactatctgagtatgTTGGGCGAGCGGCAATTAcacaattttacccaaacagaatcagatgcaccatcttgggtaaaacactcagaaagaggtttaccaacaagtggttacagtaagttcatagcacacgagacgggtgtgaatgtcgaataacatcacgatcaactcgtgttagccatgGAATCCAAGTCCAcaaaaggtgatatagattcaagaaaatcaccagcggagggatctatagatgcggaatttgcaaccagtccattttatccagcactagtcatggatcggcataatcacacacgcaggaaaagcacgtgtgaggcgatcgaggcgcgactagagcgataattaggtggttactggtcgacttaatttgattttggtaagtactttctttagggtgggttgaaccaaagtgagtttagacaactcgataaaatgatctctaaactcagccttcgttcattgggcagttacaagttagtcaaaaccaacttgttgacctacttttgacattaagcaaatcctctcagtaccattggtaagccaagggttgagagttcactctttgttaataagagagtatgtatgtgggtaaaaatctatttggtcaagttgttcatccgtttcctcatgtgagatgaattatccacttggttagggaacacatgggttaaataagagagcgaatgtacaaactcctgcatttcagcaatAGGGGAAGCAGATccctattttgagagctaattagttgtttttcaacactaaaaagctccaaggcttcacctttacacaaaggatgtaaagggaacttataTGAGTAGTCATTACCAAGATCAAaaaaaataagaccacacatgaaagtggtatgcccttttgatctaacggaaatgacagatgttttttgatctcttcacaaacaacataggaattgtttcaaggaaaggtcaatggaagataacacatcagtgtaattccataatggatcatgactagagacctcgataccggcatgcgccaagcagcaaaatcctgtgtgcacattcataggaggctctcagtttcgccgtggtaccataagttcttaaccatgacaccattacaaaactggcactaATAAAGAATCTCatgtggtaagaacaatttgcgcaaagataacatatcgatataaTCTAATAATGAATTATGACTATTAATGGTGATACCAGCGGGTGCCAAGTGGTgcaaccatgtgtgtgcatccacaggaggccctcggtttcatcgcggtgccatcggttttagtcataacaccattgccagatgtaaccaataagaaatctcgcgtgacactaatggattgggcaagggtgacaatatacaaagataCTCCATcagtaaagatggttacaagtagagagccaaatagatcatggaccgatgaaatgaacaaggcatggccataacctaaacttgatgaaagaagtacgatgggagactgttaattcagccccaagcatatttctatgcccatcatagagatcacAGGGTCAAGGATTAGTATTTGATTAGGTACGTAGGGAAAACAATCACAAGGTTAAGTTGGTATGCTTTAGATAGGTATGGGGAATTCAAAGGCATCAAGTAAAGAAAATGATCAGGcataactttcttcatgtcttggagcaAGTTGATGGCGGGGTATGCCAATGGGTCcagtagatttgcgcgcggtctttctggtgcgcgacaacatttctctaagggggaaatcttattagtatagtttttagcatgatgcatgtgtaattacagaatcaaccttagttgattcac
It contains:
- the LOC100381513 gene encoding uncharacterized protein LOC100381513; this encodes MALGRLVSSSPGRFTAGAPPCFSSAPLSLVALCAGSSSLVGAGSPACPCSSSPGRGLVLLLQRANLPARTSAFSNRARCRVAVNHAFPARQHLFSHLSSPASCSSQHHVLRDARSSVVCHVLRVLFSAGSLELAP